The Candidatus Nanosynbacter lyticus genome window below encodes:
- a CDS encoding glycosyltransferase family protein, whose protein sequence is MDIEIPLGKRKPLYRFLEILPGLLSYGAIILLVILSIFSPLLASLYLLIIILSMMVRVVGITYHMVAGRARMDKACLINWHARLEDLEDPQAVYARIRDQRQKEVGFAEHKENLRLIASAQPGFFPKPSEIYNAVIMPAYNESIEVIEPAIQAVIATTYDKKRMIMVFAYEERGGKDIDTTAKTLQKRYGKYFHAFHIVKHPKDIPNEVIGKGGNITHAGRWLKGWLEKQHIPYGNVIVTTMDCDNKPHETYFDYLTYEYIVREDRKHYSYQPVCLFTSNIWDVPAPMRVVATGNSFWNIISSMRPHSLRNFASHAQPMDALVEMDFWSVRTIVEDGHQYWRSYFYFGGNYGVVPLHVPIYQDAVLSATYIKTLKAQFIQFRRWAYGASDVAYVGERVFTKQRNVPFWAGFSRFVRLLDGNVTLACNSVLVAFGGWVPLIVNAEAARSVAAHQLPDTVSTLQQIALIGMAIAIFSAFKILPPRPVRYTRRRSVWMLLQWVLMPVTSIVYSSAAAFAAQTRLLVGRYLDKFDVTEKATAAINARQRAAARKRSKTSRVVEK, encoded by the coding sequence ATGGATATAGAAATACCACTTGGTAAACGAAAGCCGCTCTATCGATTTCTAGAGATTCTGCCGGGTCTGTTGAGCTATGGTGCAATTATTCTTCTTGTCATATTGTCGATTTTTAGTCCACTGCTTGCGTCACTCTATCTGCTTATTATCATCCTGTCGATGATGGTGCGCGTGGTTGGTATTACCTATCATATGGTCGCTGGCCGTGCCAGGATGGATAAGGCGTGTCTGATCAATTGGCATGCGCGTCTTGAAGATCTCGAAGATCCGCAGGCGGTATATGCACGTATTCGTGACCAGCGACAGAAGGAGGTCGGCTTTGCAGAGCACAAAGAAAACTTACGTCTCATTGCTTCTGCACAGCCAGGGTTTTTCCCGAAACCATCTGAAATTTATAATGCAGTCATCATGCCAGCCTATAATGAGAGCATTGAGGTAATCGAACCAGCCATTCAAGCAGTAATCGCTACTACGTATGATAAAAAGCGTATGATTATGGTATTTGCGTATGAAGAGCGAGGCGGTAAGGATATCGACACGACCGCCAAGACACTGCAAAAACGCTATGGCAAGTATTTTCACGCCTTTCATATCGTCAAGCATCCAAAAGACATTCCGAATGAGGTGATCGGCAAGGGTGGCAATATTACACATGCCGGGCGCTGGCTGAAGGGGTGGCTTGAGAAGCAGCATATTCCGTACGGTAATGTTATTGTCACGACGATGGACTGTGATAATAAGCCACATGAAACCTACTTTGACTACCTGACATACGAATATATCGTCCGCGAGGACCGTAAGCACTACTCGTATCAACCGGTTTGCCTATTTACTAGTAATATTTGGGATGTGCCGGCGCCGATGCGTGTGGTCGCGACGGGTAACTCATTCTGGAATATTATTAGCTCAATGCGCCCTCATTCGCTACGTAATTTTGCTTCACATGCTCAGCCGATGGATGCGCTCGTTGAGATGGACTTCTGGAGTGTTCGAACGATCGTCGAAGACGGCCACCAGTATTGGCGCAGCTACTTCTATTTTGGTGGTAACTACGGGGTCGTGCCACTCCATGTACCGATTTATCAAGACGCGGTATTGTCAGCTACGTATATAAAAACGCTCAAAGCGCAGTTTATCCAGTTTCGTCGTTGGGCGTATGGGGCATCTGATGTTGCGTATGTTGGTGAACGGGTCTTTACTAAGCAGCGTAATGTACCATTTTGGGCTGGTTTCTCACGGTTTGTGCGGCTACTTGATGGGAATGTGACATTAGCCTGCAATTCGGTTCTAGTTGCTTTTGGTGGCTGGGTGCCGCTTATTGTTAATGCCGAGGCAGCTCGTAGTGTCGCCGCGCATCAATTGCCTGATACGGTGAGTACGCTGCAGCAAATTGCGTTGATTGGTATGGCGATAGCGATTTTTAGTGCTTTCAAGATTTTACCACCGCGTCCAGTTCGCTACACGCGACGTCGAAGTGTCTGGATGCTTTTACAATGGGTACTAATGCCAGTGACGTCTATTGTCTATAGCTCTGCTGCGGCGTTTGCCGCGCAGACTCGCCTGTTAGTCGGGCGATATCTCGATAAGTTTGACGTCACCGAAAAAGCCACAGCGGCGATTAACGCTCGCCAGAGGGCGGCTGCACGTAAACGGTCGAAGACCTCCCGCGTCGTCGAGAAGTGA
- a CDS encoding NrdR family transcriptional regulator has translation MICINCFHDKTTTKNSRKHTKHPSVWRRRACPECGAVFTTYEQATLDGRMVLTHDGSTTPFNLGKLIISISRSFQHNKHAAAHDSYFLAQTVQQQIIKQGKPLSTQIITQITHMILQRYDPVAALQYAAQHRLITSRRRGRSSTVYVQPPSGER, from the coding sequence ATGATTTGTATAAATTGTTTTCACGATAAAACTACTACAAAAAACTCCCGCAAGCACACGAAACACCCCAGCGTCTGGCGGCGACGGGCCTGTCCAGAATGTGGCGCAGTCTTTACGACATACGAACAAGCTACGCTAGACGGGCGCATGGTGCTAACACACGACGGGTCAACCACCCCTTTCAATTTAGGAAAGCTCATCATAAGCATTAGCCGTAGCTTTCAACATAATAAGCATGCTGCAGCACATGATAGCTACTTCCTTGCACAAACTGTGCAGCAACAGATTATCAAGCAAGGTAAGCCGCTATCTACACAAATCATCACTCAAATAACACACATGATTCTCCAACGCTACGATCCAGTAGCGGCACTCCAGTATGCCGCTCAGCACCGCCTCATCACTTCTCGACGACGCGGGAGGTCTTCGACCGTTTACGTGCAGCCGCCCTCTGGCGAGCGTTAA
- the thrS gene encoding threonine--tRNA ligase, producing the protein MSEDKLYAMRHSLAHIMAAAVQRVWPDAKFGVGPVIEHGFYYDIDLGETKISEQQFNKIEKVMRRIIAEKQDFVCTKCPIDEAIQWAKDSHQPYKEELLNDLKRAGTTVAKDLDAAEMGTIAEGDSALDEVSFYTNGSFKDLCRGPHAVNTSQVGAFKLMRVAGAYWRGNEKNPQMQRLYGVAFATQEELDKYLEKLELAKQRDHRKLGKELDLYTTSPLVGVGLPLFTPRGTILRDTVAQYSNQLRQRFGFEKVWTPHITKKDLYETSGHWAKFGEELFLVKSQETSDEMALKPMNCPHHTQIFASQPRSYRDMPVRYLETTTDYRDEKTGELGGLNRVRSLTQDDSHVFCRPDQIEQEINNLLSAAQELYGTIDMKLRVRLSYRDDSDAYLGERELWASAQNQLKSAVEKVGLDYFEQEGEAAFYGPKIDFMATDAIGREHQVATVQLDFVQPQRFGLEYTDSDGNFTTPVMIHCALLGSIERFLSVFIEHTGGWFPFWAAPEQVRILTINDTVSDYVDEITSILSEVTLMKPIKYNDVRFTIDSRNESLGKKIREATVVKIPIQIIVGPKDQIARVVSIRTHAGEEQIPLEQLAEYVRGL; encoded by the coding sequence ATGAGCGAAGATAAACTCTATGCAATGCGACACAGCCTGGCGCATATTATGGCGGCGGCTGTGCAGCGGGTATGGCCAGACGCCAAGTTTGGAGTTGGTCCGGTTATTGAACATGGGTTTTATTACGATATTGATCTTGGTGAAACGAAGATCAGTGAGCAGCAGTTTAATAAAATTGAAAAGGTAATGCGACGAATCATTGCCGAAAAGCAAGACTTTGTGTGCACAAAATGCCCAATTGATGAAGCAATTCAATGGGCCAAAGATAGCCATCAGCCATATAAAGAAGAACTTCTTAATGACCTAAAACGTGCCGGGACAACGGTAGCAAAAGATCTGGACGCTGCAGAAATGGGTACAATTGCCGAAGGTGATAGCGCGCTCGATGAAGTTTCGTTTTATACCAACGGGTCGTTTAAGGATCTGTGTCGTGGACCGCATGCTGTAAATACCAGTCAGGTTGGTGCATTTAAGTTGATGCGGGTTGCGGGCGCCTATTGGCGGGGCAATGAAAAGAATCCTCAAATGCAGCGACTATACGGTGTAGCTTTTGCTACGCAGGAAGAGCTGGATAAATATTTGGAGAAATTAGAGCTGGCCAAACAGCGTGATCACCGCAAGTTAGGCAAGGAGCTTGATCTGTACACCACCTCGCCGCTCGTGGGGGTTGGTTTGCCATTATTTACACCTCGTGGAACTATCTTGCGCGATACCGTGGCCCAATACTCAAATCAGCTGCGTCAGAGGTTTGGTTTTGAAAAAGTCTGGACGCCGCATATTACCAAAAAGGATTTGTATGAAACGTCAGGCCACTGGGCCAAATTTGGCGAAGAGCTGTTTTTGGTTAAAAGCCAGGAAACCAGTGATGAAATGGCGTTAAAGCCGATGAACTGCCCGCACCATACGCAGATTTTTGCTTCACAACCTCGTAGCTACCGCGATATGCCGGTGCGCTACTTGGAGACGACCACTGATTATCGTGACGAGAAAACCGGTGAGCTTGGTGGTCTGAATCGCGTGCGCTCATTAACCCAGGACGATAGTCATGTTTTCTGTCGTCCAGATCAAATTGAGCAAGAGATCAATAATTTGTTGTCCGCTGCCCAGGAATTGTACGGTACTATTGATATGAAACTGCGGGTTCGACTGAGTTATCGCGATGATTCTGATGCATATTTGGGCGAACGTGAGCTGTGGGCTTCCGCACAAAATCAGTTGAAATCAGCAGTTGAAAAAGTTGGCTTGGACTATTTTGAGCAGGAAGGTGAGGCTGCTTTTTACGGACCAAAAATTGATTTCATGGCAACTGACGCTATCGGTCGTGAGCACCAAGTCGCGACAGTGCAGCTAGACTTCGTGCAGCCGCAACGGTTTGGTTTGGAATACACAGATAGTGATGGTAATTTTACAACACCTGTGATGATTCACTGTGCGCTGCTCGGGTCGATTGAACGATTCTTGAGCGTCTTCATTGAACACACGGGTGGTTGGTTCCCGTTTTGGGCGGCGCCAGAACAAGTACGTATTCTAACGATTAATGACACCGTCTCAGACTACGTTGATGAAATTACATCGATTTTATCAGAGGTGACCTTAATGAAACCAATAAAATACAACGATGTAAGATTTACAATAGATAGTCGTAATGAATCCCTTGGGAAAAAGATTCGTGAGGCGACTGTTGTAAAAATACCAATACAGATTATTGTTGGGCCAAAGGATCAGATAGCGCGTGTCGTAAGCATCAGGACGCATGCGGGTGAAGAGCAAATTCCGCTTGAACAGCTAGCTGAGTATGTACGGGGACTGTAA
- a CDS encoding 5' nucleotidase, NT5C type, protein MRRLRIAIDIDDVLAENAIGFVAFSNERWGTRLSVDDYSEHWSEMWHVDSEEAERRAHVFHDSGAIRGYAHIGGAEEVLRNMSQVHHLMVATSRRLQVQSDTLLWIEEHFPGIFASSAVYFSGLWDIVHEGSHKLTKTELITQINADVLIDDQLKHCLAVSETGRNAILFGDYTWNRADSLPDRVVRCHSWSEVEVEIERIANS, encoded by the coding sequence GTGCGTAGGCTAAGAATTGCAATTGATATCGACGATGTTCTAGCAGAAAATGCAATCGGGTTTGTGGCGTTTAGTAATGAACGGTGGGGCACACGATTGAGTGTTGATGACTATAGCGAACACTGGTCGGAGATGTGGCATGTTGATAGCGAGGAGGCAGAACGGCGTGCTCATGTCTTTCATGACTCTGGTGCGATAAGGGGATATGCTCATATAGGGGGGGCGGAGGAGGTGCTTAGAAACATGTCGCAGGTGCATCATCTCATGGTGGCTACTTCGCGTCGCTTGCAGGTGCAAAGCGATACACTACTTTGGATCGAGGAGCATTTTCCAGGGATTTTCGCCAGTTCTGCGGTCTACTTCTCTGGCCTATGGGATATAGTGCACGAGGGCTCTCATAAACTGACAAAAACAGAGTTAATCACGCAAATTAATGCCGATGTTTTAATTGATGATCAGTTGAAACATTGTTTAGCTGTTTCCGAGACTGGTCGTAATGCTATCTTATTTGGTGATTATACTTGGAATAGAGCAGATAGTTTGCCGGATAGAGTGGTGCGATGCCATTCGTGGTCAGAAGTGGAGGTGGAAATTGAGCGAATTGCCAATAGCTAG
- a CDS encoding MGMT family protein → MRDRIYILMAQLPDDKVTTYGDLAALSGHPHAARIVGGIAHGGPENLPWHRLVNAKGGLAVGFPGGQGVQRQLLEQDGIYCDERWRIIDFEERRWRPKL, encoded by the coding sequence TTGCGAGACCGGATCTATATTCTCATGGCGCAGCTACCTGACGACAAGGTGACGACGTACGGTGACTTGGCAGCACTGTCTGGACACCCGCACGCAGCACGAATTGTGGGCGGGATAGCGCATGGTGGCCCAGAGAATTTGCCGTGGCATCGCCTAGTGAACGCGAAAGGTGGCTTGGCGGTAGGTTTTCCGGGTGGGCAAGGTGTGCAAAGGCAGCTACTTGAACAAGATGGTATTTATTGCGATGAAAGGTGGCGGATAATTGATTTTGAGGAACGACGATGGCGGCCGAAACTATAA
- a CDS encoding tRNA (adenosine(37)-N6)-dimethylallyltransferase, whose product MAAETIKAKLPLVVIAGPTASGKTSLAIRLAKQYNGEIICADSRTIYRDMDIGTAKPTMAEREAVPHWGLDLVSPGETFSAAQFKEYALQKISEIRSRGCLPFLVGGTGLYIDAVIFNFQFGAPPDSALRCELEKKTVAELQYYCCKYNIKLPENNKNKRYLIRAIEQKNKNNRYEFMIRDNSIVVGIATNKEILRTRIMFRSEQLFLNNVVDEAVLLTRKYGWDNEAMTGNVYPLVREFLNKNITESELKRQFVVADWRLAKRQMTWLRRNPFIMWATLDSAEHYLSQLLAQA is encoded by the coding sequence ATGGCGGCCGAAACTATAAAAGCAAAATTACCCCTAGTTGTTATCGCGGGGCCGACTGCTAGTGGTAAGACCTCGCTAGCGATTCGTCTGGCAAAACAATATAATGGCGAAATAATTTGTGCCGATAGCAGAACAATATATCGAGACATGGATATTGGTACGGCAAAGCCAACTATGGCTGAGCGAGAAGCCGTGCCCCATTGGGGCCTTGATTTGGTCAGCCCGGGCGAGACATTTAGCGCCGCACAGTTTAAGGAGTATGCTCTGCAAAAAATAAGTGAAATTCGCTCTCGGGGGTGTTTACCATTTCTTGTCGGCGGCACGGGTCTCTATATCGATGCAGTAATTTTTAATTTTCAATTTGGAGCTCCTCCCGATTCTGCTTTACGGTGTGAGCTAGAAAAAAAGACGGTAGCTGAATTGCAATATTATTGTTGTAAATACAACATAAAATTACCAGAGAATAACAAGAATAAGCGCTATCTTATACGTGCTATTGAACAAAAAAATAAAAATAACAGATATGAATTTATGATTAGAGATAATAGTATCGTTGTAGGTATAGCAACAAATAAGGAAATATTACGAACAAGAATTATGTTCAGATCTGAACAATTATTTTTAAATAATGTTGTGGATGAAGCAGTGCTGTTGACCCGGAAATATGGCTGGGATAATGAGGCCATGACAGGTAATGTCTATCCGTTGGTCCGAGAGTTTTTGAATAAAAATATTACCGAAAGTGAATTAAAGCGGCAATTTGTTGTAGCTGATTGGCGGTTAGCGAAGCGACAGATGACGTGGCTGCGGCGTAACCCGTTTATCATGTGGGCGACGCTTGACTCTGCTGAACACTATTTGTCACAACTTTTGGCTCAGGCGTAA
- a CDS encoding transcriptional regulator translates to MIDALFGSKTRVKLLHLFLANPEKSFYVREITRLIGEQINSVRRELSNMLRVGVIVSNNYDNKLYYAANQQYAYFTPLKMIFADERPSEQTDHNKKNSIPWVGDIARLSGLKIAIVAGALVRGSTSRVDILLVGRLSESRVGVAIKKIEKAEGRELNYAVMSYDDFYYRLSVRDKFVMEIMNSKHSVVVDAESILV, encoded by the coding sequence ATGATTGATGCGCTGTTTGGCTCAAAAACGAGGGTGAAGTTACTACACCTGTTTTTAGCGAACCCTGAAAAATCGTTTTATGTTAGAGAGATTACGCGATTGATCGGCGAGCAAATTAACTCGGTACGGCGTGAACTATCAAATATGCTCAGGGTCGGAGTCATTGTTTCGAATAATTATGACAATAAGTTGTATTATGCTGCGAATCAGCAGTATGCATACTTCACGCCACTAAAGATGATTTTTGCCGATGAGCGACCGAGTGAGCAAACCGACCATAACAAAAAGAACAGTATACCGTGGGTGGGCGATATCGCTCGGCTGTCCGGGCTAAAGATCGCTATAGTCGCCGGTGCGTTAGTGCGTGGATCGACGAGTCGGGTTGATATACTGTTGGTCGGTCGGCTATCGGAGTCGAGAGTTGGTGTCGCCATTAAGAAAATTGAAAAAGCCGAGGGGAGAGAGCTGAATTATGCTGTAATGAGCTATGATGATTTTTACTATCGTCTGAGCGTTAGAGATAAGTTTGTGATGGAAATAATGAATAGTAAGCACTCGGTTGTGGTAGACGCAGAGAGTATACTAGTATAA
- a CDS encoding MBL fold metallo-hydrolase — protein sequence MFEVEYKGANNVIFTTKMVKIAFDPALSLVGLKDNLGVQDVEILSEGRFAASNVVPRLLFSGPGEYEVGDVSLKGVAAWRHIDTETDVKKSTIYRLTIGGVRVVIIGNVAPKLSESQLEDIGVVDVVVIPVGGGGYTLDATSAAHMVRQLEPKVVIPVHYADGALHYEVPQDDLSVFVGEMGVETIDAGSKWKVKGTASLPEQLSIITVARS from the coding sequence ATGTTTGAAGTAGAATACAAAGGTGCAAATAACGTTATTTTTACAACGAAAATGGTAAAAATCGCGTTTGATCCAGCGCTATCGCTGGTTGGACTTAAGGATAACCTTGGGGTACAGGACGTTGAGATATTGTCGGAGGGTAGATTCGCCGCAAGCAATGTAGTACCACGGCTGCTCTTTAGTGGCCCGGGTGAATATGAGGTCGGCGATGTGTCTCTGAAGGGGGTGGCAGCCTGGCGACACATTGATACGGAAACTGATGTCAAAAAATCAACGATTTACCGTTTAACAATTGGTGGTGTGCGTGTTGTGATTATAGGTAATGTTGCTCCAAAATTGTCAGAGTCTCAGCTGGAGGATATCGGTGTTGTTGACGTTGTTGTGATACCGGTTGGCGGTGGTGGTTACACGCTTGACGCGACATCTGCGGCTCATATGGTACGCCAGCTGGAGCCGAAAGTGGTTATCCCGGTGCATTATGCTGATGGTGCATTACACTACGAAGTGCCGCAAGACGACCTGTCGGTGTTTGTTGGCGAAATGGGCGTGGAGACTATTGATGCTGGATCAAAATGGAAAGTGAAGGGGACGGCGTCTTTACCTGAACAACTATCAATCATTACTGTCGCGCGGAGCTAG
- the rpmB gene encoding 50S ribosomal protein L28 — MASRCELTGKGKQYGHNVSFSLRRTKRTFKPNLQKKTLVVDGQKVTLVLSTQAIRTLKKKGLLRPIQTKTV; from the coding sequence ATGGCATCACGATGCGAACTAACCGGCAAAGGCAAGCAATACGGTCACAACGTTAGCTTTTCCCTTCGCCGTACCAAGCGCACTTTTAAGCCAAACCTACAGAAGAAAACTCTTGTAGTAGATGGTCAAAAAGTCACGTTGGTTCTGAGTACTCAAGCAATTCGTACTCTTAAAAAGAAAGGGTTGTTACGCCCGATACAGACAAAAACCGTCTAG
- a CDS encoding site-2 protease family protein → MDLAYLGMVLVVILVSMTLHEAMHAFMGYFLGDDTAKAEGRLTLNPLKHIDPFMTLLLPLLLAMLGLPIFGGARPVPFNPQRVRHGEWGAAFVALAGPLTNLFLAFLAFGVGVVSGVITSGGLIQNTLVGQIISLVVLVNLGFFVFNMLPLPPLDGSRVLYALAPEGVRRGMEWIERYGVMVVFIIIMIGQAAIGRIMTFATNGIIQFFCMIFGV, encoded by the coding sequence ATGGATTTGGCATATTTAGGTATGGTCTTGGTGGTCATTCTCGTCTCAATGACGCTACACGAGGCGATGCATGCGTTTATGGGCTATTTTCTCGGAGATGATACGGCCAAGGCGGAGGGGCGGCTGACGTTAAACCCGCTGAAGCATATTGATCCATTCATGACGCTTTTGCTGCCATTATTACTAGCTATGCTAGGGCTGCCAATTTTTGGTGGTGCTCGACCGGTGCCGTTTAATCCTCAGCGCGTACGACACGGTGAATGGGGCGCAGCGTTTGTGGCGCTTGCTGGGCCACTGACTAATTTGTTTTTAGCGTTTTTAGCGTTTGGCGTGGGTGTCGTCAGCGGGGTTATTACTAGCGGCGGGCTGATTCAAAATACATTAGTGGGGCAAATCATTAGCCTCGTCGTGTTGGTTAATTTAGGTTTTTTCGTGTTTAATATGTTGCCGCTGCCACCACTCGATGGGTCGCGGGTGCTGTACGCGCTTGCTCCAGAGGGTGTGCGCCGTGGCATGGAGTGGATTGAGCGCTACGGGGTAATGGTGGTGTTTATCATTATTATGATTGGGCAGGCGGCAATTGGGCGAATTATGACGTTCGCTACGAACGGTATTATCCAATTCTTTTGCATGATTTTTGGTGTATAA
- the rplT gene encoding 50S ribosomal protein L20, whose translation MRVKRGVSGHAKHKKILKAAKGMQHSRTRSFRLAKQGVIRALQYAYRDRRNKKRDLRSLWITRINAAARQEGTTYGRLMAALKANNIELDRKVLAELAVNEPTAFVAIVKTAL comes from the coding sequence ATGAGGGTAAAACGAGGCGTCTCCGGACACGCAAAGCACAAGAAAATTCTAAAAGCCGCTAAAGGCATGCAGCACAGCCGAACTCGTAGCTTTCGCTTAGCGAAGCAGGGGGTAATTAGGGCTCTGCAATATGCCTATCGTGACCGACGCAATAAGAAACGTGATCTCCGCAGCCTGTGGATTACCCGTATTAATGCTGCCGCTCGTCAAGAGGGCACAACGTACGGCAGGCTCATGGCCGCTCTCAAGGCAAATAATATTGAGCTCGATCGAAAAGTACTGGCAGAGTTGGCCGTTAACGAGCCTACGGCCTTTGTCGCAATTGTTAAAACAGCGCTATAA
- the rpmI gene encoding 50S ribosomal protein L35: MPKLKTHKGTAKRIKLTSSGKLTRQRAFGGHFLAKKSKSRKRAINTTAKVTGSMAKNARRAMGV; this comes from the coding sequence ATGCCAAAACTAAAGACCCACAAAGGTACCGCGAAGCGCATTAAGTTAACGAGCTCTGGCAAGCTAACTCGTCAACGTGCATTTGGCGGTCACTTCTTAGCCAAGAAGTCAAAAAGCCGTAAACGTGCGATTAATACAACAGCAAAGGTAACAGGCTCGATGGCAAAGAATGCCCGACGAGCAATGGGAGTTTAA
- the infC gene encoding translation initiation factor IF-3 has protein sequence MNKSIRINGAIRARELRVVGSDGEQLGIMPLRDALQAAEDAGLDLVEISPNANPPVAKIIDWGKFQYQKIKDQQRNKRAAKVGDLKQMRFGLKIGAGDLEVKLRKIRDFLANGHKVRIQVVYKGREMAHKEIGYELIQKITDQLEEEAILEQKPQMAGRNLSVVIRSK, from the coding sequence ATTAATAAATCAATTCGTATTAACGGAGCAATCCGTGCCCGGGAACTGCGCGTTGTTGGTTCTGACGGTGAACAACTGGGGATAATGCCCCTGCGCGACGCCCTTCAGGCGGCGGAGGATGCGGGACTTGATCTCGTTGAAATATCACCAAATGCCAATCCACCAGTCGCCAAGATTATTGACTGGGGCAAGTTCCAATATCAGAAGATTAAAGACCAGCAGCGCAACAAGCGTGCGGCAAAAGTCGGCGATCTCAAGCAAATGCGCTTTGGTCTGAAGATTGGCGCTGGCGACCTCGAAGTCAAGCTGCGCAAAATACGAGACTTTCTCGCCAATGGGCACAAGGTCCGTATCCAAGTCGTCTATAAGGGTCGCGAGATGGCGCATAAAGAAATCGGCTACGAATTGATCCAAAAAATCACTGATCAGCTTGAGGAGGAGGCGATTCTAGAACAAAAACCTCAGATGGCTGGTCGCAATCTGAGTGTGGTAATAAGGAGTAAATAA
- a CDS encoding YifB family Mg chelatase-like AAA ATPase, with amino-acid sequence MVSKVVSATPYGFHGQLIEIEGDISRGLPGLQIVGLGNKAIDESRDRVRSAIKNSLLDFPKGKITINLAPAELPKDGTQFDLPIALAILCLGKQLPQTALEGALFAGELALDGSLRPIRSAITIAETAKQHGISTVYLPASNSEQALLISDITVIPVNNLTELFLHLKQEKLIQPAVKTKQQYRQKKRGIIIDDIRGQEQAKRAVAIAVAGRHNILLSGPPGSGKTMLARALNSLLPPLSDAEIIEVTKLHNLDGNQVSHDIVTDRPFRTPHHTASRISMIGGGAKATPGEISLAHHGTLFLDELLEYPRTTLESLRQPLEDKQITISRAQGKYYYPANFMLVATMNPCPCGYLGDPEKSCRCSSTQILNYQKRLSGPLLDRIDLTINVSRVAHEDLLSHKSSSDSQQKQFENMIKVARTLQTNRYGNSNKYNADIDSSSVDKIAALTIDAKQFLLTAAKKLDLSARGYFKVIKVARTIADLESSSEITIPHVAESLQYRQIIPT; translated from the coding sequence ATGGTTAGCAAGGTAGTTTCAGCGACGCCATATGGCTTTCACGGTCAGCTTATTGAAATTGAAGGCGACATATCACGAGGACTACCTGGACTACAAATCGTCGGACTTGGCAACAAAGCAATCGATGAATCGCGTGATCGCGTTCGCAGCGCCATCAAGAACTCGCTACTTGATTTTCCAAAAGGTAAAATTACCATCAATCTCGCCCCGGCGGAACTACCAAAAGACGGTACGCAATTCGACCTACCAATAGCCCTCGCAATTCTCTGTCTCGGCAAACAACTTCCTCAAACCGCCCTAGAGGGAGCGCTATTTGCTGGTGAATTGGCACTCGATGGTAGTCTTCGCCCCATTCGCTCGGCCATTACTATTGCCGAAACCGCCAAGCAGCACGGTATCTCGACGGTATACCTACCAGCTTCCAACAGCGAACAAGCCTTGCTTATTTCTGATATTACCGTAATCCCCGTCAATAATCTGACCGAATTATTTCTCCACCTCAAACAAGAAAAACTCATCCAACCCGCAGTAAAAACAAAGCAGCAATATCGCCAAAAGAAACGCGGCATCATCATTGATGACATCCGCGGACAAGAGCAGGCCAAGCGAGCTGTCGCCATTGCCGTCGCGGGTAGGCACAATATTTTGCTGTCCGGACCACCGGGATCCGGCAAGACCATGCTAGCACGCGCACTCAATTCACTCCTACCGCCGCTATCTGACGCTGAGATTATCGAAGTGACAAAACTCCACAATCTTGATGGCAATCAAGTTAGTCATGATATCGTTACCGACCGACCATTTCGCACACCACACCACACCGCAAGCCGCATATCAATGATTGGCGGTGGTGCAAAGGCCACGCCCGGCGAAATTAGTCTCGCGCACCACGGCACACTTTTCTTAGACGAATTATTAGAATATCCACGGACGACATTGGAATCGCTTCGTCAGCCGCTTGAGGATAAGCAGATCACAATTTCCCGCGCCCAAGGCAAATACTACTACCCCGCCAATTTTATGTTAGTTGCCACGATGAACCCTTGTCCATGTGGTTATCTGGGCGATCCAGAAAAAAGTTGCCGTTGCTCGTCGACCCAAATCTTGAACTATCAGAAACGATTATCTGGCCCGCTCCTTGATCGTATTGATCTAACAATCAATGTTTCCCGCGTCGCACATGAAGATTTGTTGTCCCATAAGTCATCGTCGGATTCACAACAAAAACAGTTTGAAAATATGATTAAGGTAGCTCGTACACTACAAACTAACAGATACGGGAATAGTAATAAATACAACGCTGATATAGATAGCAGTAGTGTTGATAAAATAGCTGCCCTAACGATTGATGCCAAGCAATTTCTCCTTACAGCCGCCAAAAAGCTTGACCTAAGCGCTCGTGGCTATTTCAAAGTTATCAAGGTTGCTCGCACTATCGCTGATCTTGAGTCATCATCAGAAATAACCATTCCTCATGTCGCCGAAAGCCTACAATACCGACAGATTATCCCGACCTAG